A window of Lagenorhynchus albirostris chromosome 11, mLagAlb1.1, whole genome shotgun sequence contains these coding sequences:
- the LOC132529998 gene encoding LOW QUALITY PROTEIN: uroporphyrinogen-III synthase-like (The sequence of the model RefSeq protein was modified relative to this genomic sequence to represent the inferred CDS: substituted 1 base at 1 genomic stop codon), with protein MKVLLLEDPKEDDCGQDPYIRELGLYGLEATLIPVLSFEFLSLPGFSEKLSHPEGYGGLIFTSPRAVEAVXLCLEKDNKTEVWRKSVKEKWNAKSVYVVGNATASLVNKIGLHTEGENCGNAEKLAECICSRESSALPLLFPCGTLKREILPKMLKDKGIPGESLTVYQMIPHPGIQGNINSYYSQQGIPASITFFRPSGVTHSLKHIQELSGDNIDQIKVRLTAPLGGSGLSQLYRHLRPLPPPRLARSLRSVPRDGARASALGCPGHCSGTLSAAWVQPCRKVPLAQPDPWW; from the coding sequence ATGAAGGTTCTTTTACTGGAAGACCCTAAGGAGGACGACTGTGGCCAGGATCCCTACATCAGGGAATTAGGATTATATGGACTTGAAGCCACTTTGATCCCTGTTTTATCATTTGAGTTTTTGTCTCTTCCCGGTTTTTCGGAGAAGCTGTCTCACCCTGAAGGTTACGGGGGCCTCATTTTTACCAGCCCCAGAGCAGTGGAAGCAGTGTAACTGTGTTTGGAGAAAGACAATAAAACCGAAGTCTGGAGAAAgtctgtgaaagaaaaatggaatgcTAAGTCAGTGTATGTGGTGGGAAATGCTACTGCTTCTCTAGTGAATAAAATTGGCCTGCATACAGAAGGAGAAAACTGTGGAAATGCAGAAAAGCTTGCAGAGTGCATTTGTTCTAGGGAGTCGTCAGCACTGCCTCTTCTGTTTCCCTGCGGAACCCTCAAAAGAGAAATCCTGCCGAAAATGCTCAAGGACAAAGGGATTCCCGGGGAGAGCTTAACCGTCTACCAGATGATCCCACACCCAGGAATCCAGGGGAACATCAACAGCTACTATTCCCAGCAGGGCATTCCAGCCAGCATCACGTTTTTCAGACCCTCTGGCGTGACACACAGTCTCAAGCATATTCAAGAGTTATCTGGTGACAACATTGACCAGATTAAGGTGCGGCTCACAGCACCCCTGGGGGGGTCAGGACTGTCTCAGTTGTATAGACACTTacggcccctccctccaccccggtTGGCACGCTCACTCCGGTCGGTGCCCAGGGACGGAGCACGGGCATCAGCACTGGGCTGTCCGGGGCACTGCTCTGGGACACTGTCTGCAGCCTGGGTCCAGCCCTGCAGGAAGGTTCCATTGGCCCAGCCAGACCCGTGGTGGTGA